The sequence CACTCCGATTCCAGGTCGGGTGGCCTGTGTTCGCTGGGCAGGCGGATTCCGGCATCGACGGCAGCTCTGGCGGATTGTAGCCGCGCAAAGCGCGTACGGATATCGGCCTGCAGGAAAGCATCGCTGTCAGGCGACAGGGCGGCGATTTCCTTTAACACCGGCGACAGCGCAGCGTCCGATCGGGCGCGAAGGCGCTGGACGAACGCCACGCGTTGAGCGGGGGCCGGCCCACCTGGCTCGACCGCCATAGCCTCGGTCTCTCCACGTTCCAGGCGCAGGGCGTTCATGGCGACGAACAGATCGCGCTGAACTGTGGTGGCGGCCAGCACCCTTTGCGCCAAGCGATGCTGGCGGAAAGCATCGCGAGCGTAGCCGGCGCAGGCGAATACGAGAATCCCGACGAGCACAGCGACAATCGCCTGGACGCTCAGCCTGATCGAGTGACGCTCGTTCATCCGCACGCGCCTTCAAGCGGCCCGAAGGCGGGAATTCGCCCCGACAGCCTCCGACCTGACGCAATTCAGATTAACAGAGTTTCGCCGACCTCAAAGGCCGCGCTGATGGCGGGCAAAACAACTCAGGCGCGAACAGATCGCCGTCTTTTAAGGGGTCTTGTAGAGACAATATAATGGCGAATTACAGGCCACCTACGGTCGAATTTAGTGAGCCATCTTGCGTAAAATTATTTCCGGTCGATCGTTTAAGTTTAAGCGAAAATTGAACGAGATCAGGAAATATTCTTTGATAGCCCGTCAAATCCAACCCAAAGGACGTTTGAAGCGAGGGAAGTCATGCCGTCAGCTCGACGCTCGGCAAGAAGCGGCAATTGACGCGAGCCCCCTCCGGCCTCAGCTGGCGAATCGGAATGTCCGCGGCCCAGCAACTGGAGCCGCCCCATGACCGCCTCTCGCAAAAAGCCGGCAGCGGGTTAACGTCGGGCCGCTCATCTGGGCAGACAATGAGATCATGGCCCCGCGGCCTAGGTCATTACCCAGGGGCGCCTACGCGAGGCTCGATCGGCGGATCTCTGAGCCAATCGCGCTGGCGACGAACCGGCGACGGCGACCGCTCCCTGGCAGGACATGTAGCTGTTTCCAAGGCTGGGCCGCACCTCCGATCCAACGGTGTCAGGAATATTCCCTCATGGGACTCGGGTCTTCCCGGCTGTGACCGCTCCCACGAATTTGAGACACTCAGGCAAGGTCAGCGTGGAGTGCGAGCGATGTTCGCCAAGTCCCTGCCGCAGTGGCCCGGCGACGGTCACAGCCGCGCCAACAGCGATCGCCGATCAGCTGCTGGCGGCGGCCCGCTACCTCGGGCCTCGAACGACGACCACCTCGGCTGCGGCGAGGCCCGGTCGCCGCTTCGCGTGCTGCTGGTCGACGACAACATCCTCACCCAGGAGGTGGCTGCATCGGTGCTGGAACTGGAGGGCTACGCAGTCGATCAGGCGTCCAACGGGCTGCAGGCTGTCGAGGCTGCGACCCGCACAAGCTACGACCTGATCCTGATGGACCTGCAGATGCCGGTCATGGACGGCATCGCCGCCACCCGGCAGATCCGGCGCCTGCCACCGCCGCATGGCGAGCCCTGGATCATCGCCGTCAGCGGTTGGGACGACCCGAACTCGCGCCGGCTTTGCGTCGGGGTCGGAATGGACGATTTTATCGCCAAGCCCTACCACCCGGACCTGCTGAGCGAGAAACTGGAATGGATCGACGCCTTCAGGCCGACCCATCGCCAGCGGCCCGGGTCGCCGGGGGCCTGATCCTTCAGGTCTCGTCCAGCCAGCCGTGCCGGGCGCCGTAGCGGACGATCTCGGCCCGGCTGTGCAGACCCAGTTTCTCGACCCCGCGGGCCTTGTAGGTCTCCACGGTCTTGATGCTGAGGAGAAGCTTCGCCGCCGCCTCCTTGCTGGAAAAGCCCCGGGCGGTCAGCCGCAGCACCGCCTCTTCGCGGCTGGACAGCTCGCTGGTCGCTGCGCCGGGCGTCTTGGCCGCGCTGAGCAGCTTGCTGGCCATGGCAGGATCGACATAGAGCCCCCCGGCCATGACCGCGCGGACAGCATGAATCAGGTCCTCAGCCGCTGAGCGCTTGAGCAGGTAGCCGCGCACCCCGCACTGCAGCAGCTGGTCCAGATAGGCGCGGTCCTCATGCACCGTCAGCACCAGCACCCTGACCTCGGGGCACTGCTCGGCCACGGCCTTGGCTAGGCCAAAGCCGTTCAGCTTGGGCATCGACACGTCGATCACCGCCACGTCGGGCAGGGTCTGGCGGATCAATTCCAGCGCGGCCTGGCCATCGACCGCTTCGCCCACAAGGCTCATGTCCGGCGTGGACTCGACCAGCGCCTTAAGGCCCGCCAGAACGATCGGATGGTCGTCGGCCAGCGCGACGCGGATTTCGCTCATACGGCCTCGTTCCCAGCCGCATCATCCCTCGGCAGGGGGATGCGGACGCGCAATATGGCCCCGCTTTGCGCCCCGGAATCAATGACCAATGTCCCGCGCAAGGGCGCCAGCCGCTCGCGCATGCCCGCAAGCCCGAGCCGGGTCTGATCCCCCAAGCTCCCTGGGTCGATCCCCTTGCCGTCGTCGGCGATGACCAGGTGCAGTTCGCTGTCACGCTGCGAGAGGGCCAGACGGACGACGCTGGCCCCTGCGTGCTTCAGCACGTTGGTCATGGCCTCCTGGATCACACGGTAGACGGCGGTCTCGACCTCGGTGGTGAAGCGGCGGCCGTCCAACGCCTCGGCCTCAAGCACGACCTGCACCCCGGAACGCTCCGCCCAATCCCCGACATAGGTTTCCAGGGCCTTGACCAGGCCAATATCGTCCAGCGCCGTCGGCCGCAGTTCCCAGGCGGTGCGGTGCACGTCACGGCCGATCTGGCCGGTGAGTTGCTCCAGCCAGGCCAGGGTTTCCAAGCCCCTGGGATCCTGCACCTGGGCCTGCAGCTTCTTCAGGCCCAGCGACAGGCCGGTGAGGCTCTGGCCGATCTCATCGTGCAGTTCGCGGGCGATGCGCCTGCGCTCCTCCTCCTGCACATTGACCAGCCGCTCCAGAAGCTTGAGCCGCTCGGCCTCGGCCTTCACCTTCTGAGCCGCGCGCAGCTCGCGCTGGGTCTCCTCCCGGGCCAGCATTTCCTCGCGCAGGCGCAGGTTCTGTTGTTCGATCTCGCGTTGCATGCGTCGGATCGAAAGGTGCGTCCGAACCCGCGCCAGGACCTCGTCCATCTGGAACGGCTTGGTGACATAGTCGACCCCGCCGACATCGAAGCCGGTCACCTTGTCTTCAGCTGAGCCCGACGCAGTCATGAAAATCACCGGGATATCGCTTGTGGCCTCCGACGCCTTGAGCTGACGGCAGACCTCGAAGCCGTCCATCACCGGCATGCGCAGGTCCAGTAGGATCAGGTCGGGATGGATCAGGCGCGCACGTTTCAGCCCTTCTTCACCGTCCTGGGCGACGGCGACGGCATAGCCCTGGTCCTCCAGGCAATCGACCAGGACCCGAAGATTAGCCGGCACATCGTCCATGATCAGGACCGTGCTGCCCTTGAGCCCCGGCGCCGACTTCACGATCATGGCTGGCCCTTCTGCGCCTCGCCGCTGTGCTGTCAGCATGAGGGCATGTGTTACGCTTTGAAACCGATTGGGGCGATACAACCGATTATATTCCCGCAAGGGTTGAACGGGCGTCAGAACCGGGCCGTCGCGGCGAGGCTGAACTCGGTGTCGTTGACCCAGACGCTCTGCGGCCTGGCGCCGGAGCCGAAGGTCGATCGGCGCATGGTCCCAAGAAGGTTCACACCCTCGACCGAGAGGGTGATCCGGCGGGTCAGGCGATAGCGCGCAGAGGCGTCCAGCCATCCGGTCGGCTCGGTATAGACCGGCAAGGCCCCTACCCCGACGAAGCTGGCCGTGCTGCTGAGAAAGCGGCTGCGCCAGTTGTAGGCCAGCCGCGCCGAAATCCTGTTTCGCTCATAAAGGCCGATCAGATTGTAGCTGTCCTTGGACAGGTTCTGCAGCGTCACGCCGCGGCGCAAGGTTCGGCTGGGGGTCGAGCTGTCGACATAGGTATAGTTGGCCTGCAGGCCGAGGCCGCTCCAGGCCCCGGGCAGGAAATCGAAGAACTGCTGGTAGCCGACCTCGAAGCCGCGGATGTCGCCATGCGCTCCATTCTGGGGCCGGGTCACCTGATAGGTCTTGCCGTCATGGACCTCGGGAGCGCTGACGGTCGCCACAAAGCCGTCGACGTGCTTCAGGAAGCCCGTGGCGTAGATCGCGGTGGTCGGTCCGAGATAGTCCTCGACCGCGAAATCCAGATTGTCCGAGCGCACGGGCTTCAGGTTCGGATTGCCCGCAGAGCCGGTGTTCAGTGTCGGATTCACCGGATTGGGGGCCAGGCTGAGCGACGGCGAGAGCTGGGAGAAGTCCTGCCGGGTCAGGGTGCGCGAAGCGGCCAGCCGCAGATAGAGACCGTCTCGCAGGCGCCAACGCAAGTTCAGGCTGGGCAGGAGGTCCCAGTCGGTCCGCTCCAGGTGGATCGGGACGATGGCGCTGGTCGAGGGCTGCGACTGCCCGCCGGACACCGCCTCTCCCGTCGCGACCCAGCGCAGGCCGAAATCGCCGTCCAGCGGCAAGCGGCCGGCCCGTAGCCGAGCCAGCAGATAGCCCGCATCGGAATCCTCACCGATGCGCCACTGCCCGAGCCGATTCACCGACGGGACCGGGGTGGTGACACCAAAGGCGGCCCTGAGCGCGGCGGCGTTGCGGGCCAGGGCCAGGTCGCCCACCAGATAGCCGGTGACCGTCTGGCCGGTCTGGCCGGGGAAGAAATTGCGGTAGGGGTCGGGCATGACGAAGCCCGGCAGGCTGGCAACCGGAAGGCCGGTCAGCGCCGCATCGCCGAAGATCAGCCCCGAGCCGTCCGAGGCCCGCCGGTCGGCATGGCGCCAGCCAGCCGAGACCTTCCCGATCGGCCCGCTGTCCAGCTCATAGTCGGCGTCGACCTGGGCCGCCGCGAGTCGGCCCAGAAACGGCGAGGCGCGATAGGCGACGCCGGTGTAGCGGAAATTGGTGGGGTCCTGCAGGTCGGTCCCAGCGACCGATCCGCTGGGAACGACGGTGGAGAAGTCCTGGCTGAAGCTCGCCGCGGTCCCGGCAAGGAACGGACCGGAGAAGAACAGGTCGTTGACCGAGTCCGTATAGCTGACGTCCGCCCTCAGGCTCAGGCGGCCCTTGGACCACCGCGCCCCGACTGCGGCGAGCTTGGAGCGGTCGATGGTGTCGCGGGCGAAGCTGAGCATAGAGACGGAGGCGTTCGTCCAGGTGATCCGCTCCAGGTCGCGGGTCCCTGGAAACAGCGCTGCGCTACCGGCCTGGAAGGTCGGGGCGGCCGCGATGTTGATCTGGTAGCTGTCCTGCAGGGTGCGGAACTCGGCATAGTCGCCCTCGGCATAGAGTTCGAGGGCGGGCGTGGGCCGCCATTGCAGCATGGCCTCGGCCCCGGTCCGCCGCCTCTGGCCGATGCTGGTGGTCTGCGAGATCCCGTTGGGCGCGATCACCACCGTCCCCGGCACGATGTCGCTGCGGGCGACGGGATTGCCGGCGCTCTCCTGATCCTCCCGCCAGGCCCGCTGCTGATAGGAGAGGTCGATCAGCAGCGCGACCTCGCCCACACCTGTGGTCCAGCGGTTGCTGGCCAGGACCGAGCCCTCGCCCCCGTCCCGAGCGGCCAGATCGCCGTGGATCAGCCGGGCGGAGGCGAGCGCGACCGGGCCAGCGAAATCGAACGGCCGGTGGGTCTCGAGGTCAGCCAGGCCACCGATCCCGCCCTCGATCTGCGAGGCCGACGAGGTCTTGTAGACGTCGATGCGCGAGACCAGCTCAGACGGGATGTCGGAGAAGTTCAGGGTGCGGCCGCCGCCCGCGGTGAAGACTTCTCGTCCATTGAGCGTGGTCTCGATCTGCGAGAGGCCACGGATGGTGATGTTGGCCCCTTCGCCGCGATCCTGGGTGATCTGCGCGCCGGTGATGCGCTGCAAGGCGTCGGCGACGCTGTAGTCGGGCAGCTTGACGATGTCGTCGGCCACCACCGAGTCGACGATCTGAAGCTTTTCGCGCTTGACCGCCTCGGCCGCCTCCAGGCTCGCCCGCTTGCCGTAGACCACTACGGTCTGGGCGGCGGCCGGCCAGGCGAGCGCAAGGCATGTCAGAACCGACACGGACATCGCCGCCGAGCGTGCGGGATCAGGCGACATGGGCGCCCCCTAGCGCTCGGTTGTCATATCATGCCTGCGAGCTGTTGGGATGGGGTTCGGCGTCAAGGCTCAGCAGACGCTCGATCAGGGCCAATATGGCCTTGGACTGATAGTCGTCGGCCATGGCGACCAGCCGGGAAGCAAAGGGCTGATAGCGCGGATCCTGCCGGGCGAGATGGTTGGCCCGCTCGCGGATCGGCCCCATATAGCCTTCCAGCGCCAGAGCACGCAGGCGCTCCAGTTCCTCCGGCGGCGGGACGGGACCCTCAGGCGTTCGCTCCTCGGCGACTTCATAAACAAGGTCAAGTCTGAGCGCCTCGGCGATCAAGTCCAGTAGCCGGTCTGGCGCCAGCGGCTTGGCGGCGAAAGCGTCGGCGCCGGCGGCGAGGCTGCGCGCCTCATCCTCCGGCGACGCGCCCGCGGTGACGGCGATGATCTTGAGGCCGTCGAGGTGCGGCATGGTTCTGAGCCTGTGCGTGGCTTCCAGCCCGTCCATCACCGGCATCATGGTGTCCATCACCATCAGGTGGGGCCGATGACGCTCGGCCATGGCCAGGCCCTCCTTCCCGTCACCGGCTTCGAACACCTCGAAGCCATAGGCCGACAGGGCGTCGGCCATCATGGTCCGGCTGGAGACGGCGTCATCGACGATCAACACGCTCCGTCTCGGCCCCTGGTAACCGA is a genomic window of Phenylobacterium montanum containing:
- a CDS encoding response regulator, with the translated sequence MFAKSLPQWPGDGHSRANSDRRSAAGGGPLPRASNDDHLGCGEARSPLRVLLVDDNILTQEVAASVLELEGYAVDQASNGLQAVEAATRTSYDLILMDLQMPVMDGIAATRQIRRLPPPHGEPWIIAVSGWDDPNSRRLCVGVGMDDFIAKPYHPDLLSEKLEWIDAFRPTHRQRPGSPGA
- a CDS encoding response regulator transcription factor, which produces MSEIRVALADDHPIVLAGLKALVESTPDMSLVGEAVDGQAALELIRQTLPDVAVIDVSMPKLNGFGLAKAVAEQCPEVRVLVLTVHEDRAYLDQLLQCGVRGYLLKRSAAEDLIHAVRAVMAGGLYVDPAMASKLLSAAKTPGAATSELSSREEAVLRLTARGFSSKEAAAKLLLSIKTVETYKARGVEKLGLHSRAEIVRYGARHGWLDET
- a CDS encoding ATP-binding response regulator, producing MIVKSAPGLKGSTVLIMDDVPANLRVLVDCLEDQGYAVAVAQDGEEGLKRARLIHPDLILLDLRMPVMDGFEVCRQLKASEATSDIPVIFMTASGSAEDKVTGFDVGGVDYVTKPFQMDEVLARVRTHLSIRRMQREIEQQNLRLREEMLAREETQRELRAAQKVKAEAERLKLLERLVNVQEEERRRIARELHDEIGQSLTGLSLGLKKLQAQVQDPRGLETLAWLEQLTGQIGRDVHRTAWELRPTALDDIGLVKALETYVGDWAERSGVQVVLEAEALDGRRFTTEVETAVYRVIQEAMTNVLKHAGASVVRLALSQRDSELHLVIADDGKGIDPGSLGDQTRLGLAGMRERLAPLRGTLVIDSGAQSGAILRVRIPLPRDDAAGNEAV
- a CDS encoding TonB-dependent receptor, yielding MSVLTCLALAWPAAAQTVVVYGKRASLEAAEAVKREKLQIVDSVVADDIVKLPDYSVADALQRITGAQITQDRGEGANITIRGLSQIETTLNGREVFTAGGGRTLNFSDIPSELVSRIDVYKTSSASQIEGGIGGLADLETHRPFDFAGPVALASARLIHGDLAARDGGEGSVLASNRWTTGVGEVALLIDLSYQQRAWREDQESAGNPVARSDIVPGTVVIAPNGISQTTSIGQRRRTGAEAMLQWRPTPALELYAEGDYAEFRTLQDSYQINIAAAPTFQAGSAALFPGTRDLERITWTNASVSMLSFARDTIDRSKLAAVGARWSKGRLSLRADVSYTDSVNDLFFSGPFLAGTAASFSQDFSTVVPSGSVAGTDLQDPTNFRYTGVAYRASPFLGRLAAAQVDADYELDSGPIGKVSAGWRHADRRASDGSGLIFGDAALTGLPVASLPGFVMPDPYRNFFPGQTGQTVTGYLVGDLALARNAAALRAAFGVTTPVPSVNRLGQWRIGEDSDAGYLLARLRAGRLPLDGDFGLRWVATGEAVSGGQSQPSTSAIVPIHLERTDWDLLPSLNLRWRLRDGLYLRLAASRTLTRQDFSQLSPSLSLAPNPVNPTLNTGSAGNPNLKPVRSDNLDFAVEDYLGPTTAIYATGFLKHVDGFVATVSAPEVHDGKTYQVTRPQNGAHGDIRGFEVGYQQFFDFLPGAWSGLGLQANYTYVDSSTPSRTLRRGVTLQNLSKDSYNLIGLYERNRISARLAYNWRSRFLSSTASFVGVGALPVYTEPTGWLDASARYRLTRRITLSVEGVNLLGTMRRSTFGSGARPQSVWVNDTEFSLAATARF